One genomic window of Sphingobacterium oryzagri includes the following:
- a CDS encoding Rossmann-like and DUF2520 domain-containing protein has protein sequence MNIVTLGSGHVATQLSKALYSLGHEIQQVYSKTSANACALAEVLSANYTSDLTTISRDADLYIIAVSDQAIDSIVSQLPNNLPGIIVHCSGATSSAVLDKFSHYGVIYPAQSIRKDIEIHLDQIPFAVEASDQQTARVLMENMKRLSPSTFTCSSAQRLALHTAAVFANNFSNALFQISYDILQAHELPFELLRPMILETAKKVQNHKPSSVQTGPALRGDSLTIEKHLQFLSENPQWLKIYQQLTEEISSQREK, from the coding sequence ATGAACATAGTAACCCTGGGCAGTGGTCATGTGGCAACACAACTAAGCAAGGCTTTGTATAGCCTAGGACACGAAATACAACAAGTATACAGTAAAACTTCGGCCAATGCTTGCGCATTGGCCGAAGTTTTAAGCGCCAATTACACCAGCGATTTAACAACGATTAGTCGCGATGCCGATCTTTATATTATAGCTGTCAGCGATCAAGCGATCGATAGTATCGTCAGCCAACTTCCAAATAATCTACCAGGCATCATCGTGCATTGTTCTGGCGCAACCAGCAGTGCCGTACTGGATAAATTCTCGCATTACGGCGTTATCTATCCAGCCCAAAGCATACGTAAGGATATCGAGATTCATTTAGATCAGATTCCTTTCGCTGTAGAAGCCAGCGATCAGCAGACGGCGAGGGTTCTGATGGAAAATATGAAGCGTCTTTCGCCAAGCACTTTTACCTGCAGCAGTGCACAGCGCCTGGCACTTCATACTGCAGCTGTTTTCGCAAACAACTTCAGCAATGCGCTCTTTCAGATCAGCTATGATATACTGCAAGCGCACGAGTTACCTTTTGAACTCCTCCGGCCGATGATCCTAGAAACCGCAAAGAAGGTACAAAACCATAAGCCAAGCAGCGTACAGACCGGTCCGGCATTACGTGGTGACAGTTTGACCATCGAAAAGCATTTACAGTTTCTTAGCGAAAACCCCCAATGGCTCAAAATATATCAACAACTTACCGAAGAAATAAGCAGTCAAAGAGAGAAATAG